In Choloepus didactylus isolate mChoDid1 chromosome 6, mChoDid1.pri, whole genome shotgun sequence, one DNA window encodes the following:
- the LOC119536719 gene encoding olfactory receptor 4P4-like: protein METANNVTEFIPLGLSQNKKIKYVCFLLFLFCYIAIWMGNLLIMISITCSQLIDQPMYFFLNYLALSDLCYTSTVTPKLVADLLMERNTISYTTCMAQLFTMHFFGGIEVFILIVMAYDRYVTICNPLHYAVIMNRQRCDAMVMACCAGAFLHSFVQCLLSINLPFCGPNEINHYFYDVYPLLKLACTDTYKVGILVVANSGMMGLVTFVVLMISYFLILYTIRAYPAESCSKALSTCSSHITVVVLFFVPVLFIYIRPAASFPDDKLFALFYTIIAPMFNPLIYTLRNLEMKIALRRVWHQKLFVIGKQMI from the coding sequence ATGGAAACTGCCAATAATGTCACTGAATTTATTCCGTTGGGGCTTTCCCagaacaagaaaattaaatatgtgtGCTTtctattattcttattttgttatATAGCTATTTGGATGGGAAACCTGCTCATCATGATTTCCATCACATGCAGTCAACTCATTGACCaacccatgtatttcttccttaattACCTTGCTCTCTCAGACCTATGTTATACCTCGACAGTGACGCCCAAGCTAGTTGCAGACTTGCTGATGGAAAGAAACACAATTTCTTATACTACCTGCATGGCACAGCTCTTTACCATGCACTTCTTTGGGGGCATCGAGGTCTTCATCCTCAtagtgatggcctatgaccgctatgtcaCCATCTGCAATCCCCTGCACTACGCTGTCATCATGAACAGGCAGAGGTGTGATGCCATGGTCATGGCTTGCTGTGCTGGAGCATTTCTGCACTCCTTTGTTCAGTGTCTCCTCAGTATCAACTTACCCTTCTGTGGTCCTAATGAGATAAATCACTACTTCTACGATGTGTATCCTTTGCTGAAACTGGCCTGCACTGACACATACAAAGTGGGAATCCTAGTTGTTGCCAATTCAGGCATGATGGGTTTGGTGACCTTTGTGGTCTTGATGATATCTTACTTTTTGATATTATACACCATCAGGGCTTACCCTGCAGAAAGCTGTAGCAAAGCTCTTTCCACTTGCAGTTCTCACATAACAGTTGTGGTTCTGTTCTTTGTGCCTGTTCTCTTCATTTACATTAGACCAGCTGCAAGTTTTCCAGATGATAAATTGTTTGCTCTTTTCTACACCATCATTGCCCCCATGTTCAACCCTTTGATCTATACACTGAGAAACTTGGAGATGAAGATTGCCTTGAGGAGAGTGTGGCACCAGAAACTGTTTGTGATTGGAAAGCAAATGATCTGA